A stretch of the Vulcanisaeta souniana JCM 11219 genome encodes the following:
- a CDS encoding NAD-dependent epimerase/dehydratase family protein, producing the protein MDKALVIGLGFISTNLAKYLVDRGFEVYITYRSVHGSKALMMKDLLECNVKPRRLEPSNYDEVQKAINEVRPSYVFNTVGLLSGSWRDLWDAHVEVPRNLARAIISIDKSIKFIHISASAASGKLGSFISEEPRHCDYAYVKPKSDYERSKCDGERAIRELGAEGLNYVIVRPTLVYGYYNDHNEFLSLYRFVKRGLIPYIRGAVSAIYVGYLMRALERLAISNEVRNTFLYIAECQLYGLGNIAELMAEYIGVNGIRIPVPPGLVSPFLPGGRSLLRYINTQYSCDGLRRVLGSVEPAIGIGIREVVDWIKRAYGY; encoded by the coding sequence GTGGATAAAGCCCTAGTTATAGGACTTGGGTTCATATCAACCAACCTGGCCAAATACCTAGTTGATAGGGGATTCGAGGTTTATATAACATATAGATCAGTTCATGGAAGCAAGGCATTAATGATGAAAGACCTCCTTGAATGCAATGTAAAACCGCGCAGGCTCGAACCAAGTAATTATGATGAGGTACAGAAGGCGATAAATGAAGTAAGGCCCAGCTATGTCTTCAATACTGTGGGGTTGTTAAGTGGTTCGTGGAGGGACCTATGGGATGCACATGTTGAGGTTCCTCGTAATTTGGCAAGGGCCATAATAAGTATTGATAAGTCAATAAAGTTCATACACATAAGCGCATCCGCTGCGTCAGGAAAGCTCGGTAGCTTCATAAGTGAGGAACCGAGGCATTGTGACTATGCATATGTAAAACCTAAGAGCGATTATGAGCGGTCCAAGTGCGACGGCGAAAGAGCAATTAGAGAATTGGGCGCAGAGGGGCTTAATTACGTCATTGTCAGACCAACGCTTGTTTATGGCTATTATAACGACCACAATGAGTTCCTGAGCCTCTATAGATTCGTAAAGAGGGGCTTGATTCCATATATCAGAGGCGCAGTGAGCGCTATATATGTGGGCTACTTGATGCGTGCCCTTGAGAGACTGGCCATAAGTAATGAAGTCAGGAATACCTTCCTATACATTGCAGAGTGCCAGTTGTATGGCTTGGGAAATATTGCGGAGTTAATGGCGGAATACATTGGCGTTAATGGTATTAGGATACCGGTACCACCGGGGCTTGTCAGTCCCTTCCTACCTGGCGGTAGGTCACTACTTAGGTATATTAATACGCAATATAGTTGTGATGGATTGAGGAGGGTTCTTGGCAGTGTTGAACCTGCCATTGGTATTGGCATTAGGGAGGTCGTTGATTGGATTAAAAGGGCTTATGGATATTAA
- a CDS encoding radical SAM protein: MANHVFGPVPSRRLGRSLGVNVVPLKYCNFNCIYCQLGRTRYVINDLRMFYPPEDIIKELGLAVRTREYDYLTFIGDGEPTLYAGLGKLIQWAKNNQVKPLAILTNGAKLIDERVRSWLSELDVVKVSTDAGREKTFRLINRPHRDITFDMFIEGIERFREVFSGQIWTEVMLVQGVNDNEDEMERIGNILRRYKPDRVYMMAPTRPPAESWVKPPASDVLINLARVLSRYVNSDRIFIIDYIERGEFHIDMDDPVNSLLGILKIQPMTIEQVMDVIKRNNLDMSILDEIRNFTKEVVFNGIKYLVYSSA, encoded by the coding sequence ATGGCTAATCATGTCTTTGGGCCTGTACCTTCACGTAGATTGGGTAGATCATTGGGTGTCAATGTTGTCCCGCTTAAGTACTGTAATTTCAACTGCATATATTGTCAACTTGGCAGGACAAGGTACGTAATAAATGACTTGAGGATGTTTTACCCACCTGAGGATATAATTAAGGAGTTAGGGTTGGCTGTAAGGACCAGGGAGTATGATTATTTAACATTTATTGGTGATGGGGAACCAACATTATATGCTGGGCTTGGAAAGCTAATACAATGGGCTAAGAATAACCAGGTTAAGCCATTGGCAATATTGACTAATGGGGCTAAGTTAATTGATGAAAGGGTCAGGTCTTGGTTAAGTGAATTGGATGTGGTTAAGGTAAGTACTGATGCAGGGAGAGAGAAAACATTTAGGCTGATCAATAGGCCTCATAGGGATATAACCTTTGATATGTTCATAGAGGGTATTGAGAGATTCCGTGAGGTGTTTAGTGGGCAAATATGGACCGAGGTAATGCTTGTGCAGGGGGTTAATGATAATGAGGATGAAATGGAGCGCATAGGTAACATCCTAAGAAGATATAAGCCGGATAGGGTTTATATGATGGCGCCAACAAGACCGCCGGCTGAGTCCTGGGTTAAACCACCAGCATCCGATGTACTAATTAATCTTGCTAGGGTGCTTTCGAGGTATGTGAATAGTGATAGGATTTTCATAATAGATTATATTGAGAGAGGGGAGTTTCATATAGATATGGATGATCCAGTAAATAGTTTGTTAGGCATCCTTAAGATACAACCAATGACTATCGAGCAGGTAATGGATGTCATTAAGAGGAATAACTTGGATATGTCGATTCTTGATGAAATAAGGAACTTCACAAAAGAGGTTGTGTTCAACGGCATTAAGTACTTAGTTTATTCCAGTGCGTGA
- a CDS encoding MBL fold metallo-hydrolase: MRVIPLGIGGWISNPLLGNTSLIVEVGNSRILIDAGECTYRALRMCGFDVDKIDLVLLTHRHGDHIMGLSTIALYARSIGKILKVYGPRDVDLPRLFDTLGIPQYVSAVEFHPIDLSPEPMTVIINHDYKISAASTDHTVPSLAFRIEEFNGSCITYSSDTRPSTNVANLARGCTLLIHETSGNPGAEDISHLHGHSTTSDAIKIAKNAGVRYLMPIHYYIDSPVFNDTQNVSVILPIPCTPIDIQRLK; encoded by the coding sequence GTGAGGGTAATACCGCTTGGTATTGGTGGCTGGATCTCAAATCCCTTGCTCGGCAATACGTCCCTTATTGTGGAAGTTGGTAATTCAAGGATATTAATTGATGCTGGTGAATGCACGTACAGAGCATTAAGGATGTGTGGTTTTGATGTGGATAAAATAGATCTTGTACTATTAACGCATAGGCACGGGGATCATATAATGGGGCTTTCAACGATTGCCCTGTATGCAAGGTCAATTGGCAAAATTCTCAAGGTCTATGGCCCCAGGGACGTGGACCTACCTAGGCTCTTTGATACCCTTGGAATACCTCAGTACGTATCCGCTGTTGAGTTCCACCCAATTGATTTAAGCCCTGAACCAATGACCGTGATCATAAATCATGATTATAAAATATCCGCAGCATCCACGGACCACACGGTACCTTCACTCGCCTTCAGGATCGAGGAATTTAATGGATCATGTATTACGTATAGCAGTGACACTAGACCGTCCACGAATGTTGCGAATCTGGCTAGGGGATGCACATTACTTATACATGAAACGTCAGGAAATCCAGGCGCTGAGGATATTTCGCACCTGCATGGGCACTCAACAACTAGTGACGCCATAAAGATCGCCAAAAACGCTGGTGTTAGGTACTTAATGCCAATACATTATTATATAGATTCCCCGGTATTTAATGACACGCAGAACGTTAGTGTAATATTACCAATACCGTGCACACCAATTGATATTCAGAGGCTAAAGTAG